From one Mytilus galloprovincialis chromosome 13, xbMytGall1.hap1.1, whole genome shotgun sequence genomic stretch:
- the LOC143056068 gene encoding LOW QUALITY PROTEIN: alpha-D-galactose-binding lectin-like (The sequence of the model RefSeq protein was modified relative to this genomic sequence to represent the inferred CDS: substituted 1 base at 1 genomic stop codon) has translation MTFAKQSCFTSIILLSIRTSYFKIGHKISXLGNRIEKMTTFLIKHKASGKFLHPKGGSSNPANDTNLVLHSDIHERMYFQFDVVDERWGYIKHAASGKIVHPLGGKADPPNETKLVLHQDRHDRALFAMDFFNDNIIHKAGKYVHPKGGSTNPSNETLTVMHGDKHKAMEFIFVSPKNKDKRVLVYA, from the exons ATGACTTTTGCTAAACAAAGTTGCTTTACTAGCATTATATTATTATCCATAAGGACATCGTATTTCAAAA tCGGACACAAAATATCTTAACTTGGAAACCGTATAGAGAAAATGACTACGTTTCTTATCAAACACAAGGCCAGTGGAAAGTTTCTACATCCAAAGGGTGGCAGTAGCAATCCTGCTAACGATACTAACTTGGTTCTGCACAGCGATATCCACGAAAGAATGTACTTCCAGTTCGATGTTGTTGATGAACGATGGGGATATATTAAACATGCTGCAAGTGGGAAAATTGTCCATCCCCTCGGCGGAAAAGCTGACCCACCAAATGAAACCAAGTTGGTTCTGCACCAAGACCGTCATGATCGGGCACTATTCGCCATGGATTTTTTCAACGACAATATTATACACAAGGCGGGAAAATACGTCCATCCGAAGGGCGGATCCACGAATCCATCAAACGAAACATTAACAGTAATGCATGGAGATAAACACAAAGCTATGGAATTCATTTTTGTTTCcccaaaaaataaagacaaacgcGTTTTAGTCTATGCctaa